The following are encoded together in the Oncorhynchus masou masou isolate Uvic2021 chromosome 5, UVic_Omas_1.1, whole genome shotgun sequence genome:
- the LOC135539510 gene encoding eukaryotic translation initiation factor 6 isoform X1: MAVRASFEKNNEIGCFAKLTNTYCLVAIGGSENFYSVFEGELSETIPVVHASIAGCRIIGRMCVGNRHGLLVPNNTTDQELQHIRNCLPDAVKIQRVEERLSALGNVIACNDYVALVHPDLDRETEEILADSLKVEVFRQTVAEQVLVGSYCAFSNQGGLVHPKTSIEDQDELSSLLQVPLVAGTVNRGSEVIAAGMVVNDWCAFTGLDTTSTELSVIESVFRLSESQPSAIATTMRDSLIDSLA; this comes from the exons ATGGCTGTCAGGGCATCTTTCGAGAAGAACAACGAAATAGGCTGCTTCGCCAAATTAACAAACACATACTGCCTAGTTGCAATTGGCGGGTCAGAGAACTTCTACAG TGTCTTCGAAGGCGAGTTGTCCGAAACCATCCCAGTTGTACATGCCTCAATAGCAGGATGTCGGATAATTGGAAGAATGTGTGTGG GGAATCGTCATGGGCTCCTGGTGCCCAACAACACCACGGACCAAGAGCTGCAGCACATTAGGAATTGTCTCCCAGACGCAGTGAAGATtcagagggtagaggagaggctCTCAGCACTGGGGAATGTCATTGCCTGTAATGACTATGTGGCTCTGGTGCATCCTGATCTGGACAGG GAGACAGAGGAGATCCTGGCAGACAGTCTGAAGGTGGAGGTGTTTCGTCAGACAGTAGCAGAGCAAGTTCTAGTGGGGAGCTACTGTGCCTTCAGCAACCAGGGGGGACTGGTACACCCCAAGACCTCCATAGAAGACCAGGATGAGCTCTCCTCCCTACTCCAAGTGCCTCTGGTG GCAGGAACGGTGAACCGTGGTAGTGAGGTCATCGCTGCGGGGATGGTGGTAAACGACTGGTGTGCCTTCACTGGGCTGGACACCACCAgcacagagctgtctgtcatcGAGAGTGTGTTCAGACTAAGCGAGTCTCAGCCTAGCGCCATCGCTACCACAATGAGAGACTCTCTAATTGACAG CCTCGCATAA